The Microlunatus soli genome contains the following window.
TCCAGGCGAGTCGGCTCGCCGACAACTGGGGTCCGGCGTAGAAGTCTGCACCGGCACACAGCACCCGGTCGGCGATCTCGGGGGAGTCGGACAGCCGGCGGGCGATCACGGTGTTGATCGGCTCCCCATCACCGCGATGGTCCTCGCGGACGGCGACCAGCAGATCCCGCGCCGGATCGATCTGCAGGGCCCCGTACCGCAGTTCCGGATCGGTGGTGAGCGGCCGCGGAGTCGTCTCGTCCCTGCTCAGCAGATACAGCCGGTTGCTGGCGAAATCGGAGAAGACGACCGTCCCGTCGGCGACGGCGAACGCGCCGCCGCCGTACTCATGGACCCTGCTGCGGACATTGAACGGCGCCGGCGTCACCTCGGTCTCGGTGCCGGCGCGCCCGCGGTCGAGGCTCAGCCGATGCAGGCTCACCCGACCGCCGTCGGTCGGATCTGCCTGTGGCCACCAGAGATCGTCCTGGTCGAGGATCGGGTCGCCGAGCGCCAGGGTGCCGGCGGTCAGCGATTCTGCGGTGATCGGGGACGGCCAGCTGCCGTAGGCATGGTGCACAGATCAGACCGTACCGGTGTAGCCGAGCCCGGGTGTCGCCTGCCCGGTCGGCGGGGGTGGGCCCCTCGTGTCTGCTGGGGTGACGCAAGGGACCCACAGACGCTCGGTGAGCGCCGCCGCGAGGTGTGCTTGTGCGAGCCGGGACGAATCCTGGATCCGCGGTCACATCCCACCGTGCCCCCCATTCAAGCCGAAATCGGCCGCCGGGATGCCGGATTCGGCGTTTCTGCCGGGGCCGGCGATCGGCTCGATGTGCGGCGTGTCGGTGCGGTTCGGCGTCCTGCGGTCTGGCGGAATTGCCCCGATGGTGCAGAATAGGCGGCAGGAGCGCGGTGTTTGACCGAAGCTACTGCGCGACATCCGGGCACCCGCCCGGAGGTCGCTCGCTACGGCCCGTCAAATATCACCCTCCTGGTTCGGTTCGGACCGGTGCGACCGGTCGCGACAGGCTCTGAGGATGTCGGGGAAGGCAGCCCTCAGGTGGGTTGTCGTGGCGTCAGCGAAGCTGGGAAGGATCGACCATGAGTACGACCCGTGGTGTCTTGTACATCCATTCCACGCCGTCGGCACTGTGTCCCCACGTCGAGTGGGCGGTCGGCGGCGTGTTCGGCATGCCCGTACGGCTGGAGTGGATCGCCCAGCCGGCGGAGCGTTCGTCCTATCGCACCGAGTATTCCTGGACCGGGCCGATCGGCACCGCGGCCAAGCTGGCCAGCGCGCTCAAGGGCTGGCAGCGGATCCGGTTCGAGGCGACCGAGGAACGCACCACGACCAGCGAGGCCGAGCGGTACTCCTACACCCCGAAGCTGGGGATCTTCCGCGCCACCACCGGACTGCACGGCGACATCATGGTGAGCGAGGAACGGATCCGGAAGGCGACCGTCACCGCTGCCCTCGGCGGCAAGGACATCGTCGCCGCCCTGGACGAGTTGCTCGGCGGCCCGTGGGACGCCGAACTCGAACCGTTCCGCTATGCCGGCGACGGCACCCCCGTCCGCTGGCTGCACGAGGTGGTCTGACAGCGCCCTTCGAGTTCAGGCGCGTGGGGTGCGGGCGACCAGACCGGCGTAGGAGAAGCCGCCGCCGAAGGCGAACAGCAGGAACGGGGTGTCGGCGGGCAGTTCGCCGGCCTGCCACATCTTGGCGAAGGCGAGTGGGATCGAGGCGGCCGACGTGTTGCCCGAGGTGACCACGTCGGTGGCCACGATCCGATCGGACAGTCCGAGCTGGCGGGCCAGCGGCTCGATGATCCGCAGATTGGCCTGGTGGCTGAACAGACCGCCCATCTGATCCATCGTGTAGCCGGCATTGGTGACGGTCTTGGACGCATAGCCGGCGGCGCTGGAGATCGCCCACTTGAACACCGACTTGCCGTCCTGGACGAACTTGTTCGTCGGCGGCTCGATCACCACAGCGTCGGTCAGCTCGGGCTCGGTACCCCAGGTCACCGCGCTGACGCCCGGGCGCTCGGCGCGTCGGAGCACGAACGCACCCGCGCCGTCGGCGATCAGGATGCAGGTCGAGCGGTCGGTCCAGTCGGTGACCGAGCTGAGCTTCTCCGCCCCGATCACCAACGCCGTGGTCGCGGTGCCGGCCTGGATCGCCTGGTCGGCCACGGCCAGGGCATGGACGAAGCCGGAGCAGGCGACGTTGATGTCCATCGCGACCGGGGACGGTGCGCCGAGATTGTTCGACACCCGCCCGGCAGTGTTCGGCGACCGCTGATCGGAGGTGCAGGTGGCGACCACGATCAGATCGACGGCTGCGGCGGTGATTCCGGCGTTGGCCAGCGCATCCTCAGCCGCGGCGGTGGCCATGGTGGGGACGGTGTCCTCGTCGCCGGCGATCCGACGCTCCCGGATCCCGGTCCGGGTCCGGATCCACTCGTCGTTGGTCTCGACCATCCCCTCCAGGTCGTGATTGGTGAGCACCTTCGACGGCTGGTAGCAGCCGGCGCCGATGATCTCCGAGCCGTGACGGGTCGGCTCGGGGCGAGGGGAGGAGGGGCGCTCGGTGGCGGCCGGAGTTTGATCGGTCACAGACCCGAGTTTAGCGTACGCGCGTTCTCTAAAATCTGATCTGGGATAATCTTAGGTGTGAGTCCCCGACGTTCCGCGGCACATGCGCAGCAGACCCGGCACCTGATCGTGACTGCCGGGGTCGATCTTGCGTCGGTGGAGGGTCTGGACGCCATTACCTTGGGCCGACTTGCCGAAGAACTCACGATGAGCAAATCCGGCGTGATCGGGCACTTCGGCAGCAAACTCGATCTTCAACTCGCAGTGCTGAACGAGGCCGTACGGGTCTATCGTCGCGAGGTGATCGTCCCGGCCGCGCACGCCGCGCCGGGGCTGGCCAGACTTCGCAAACTGGTCGAGGCCTGGATCTCGCATCTGGAACGCGGCGTCTATCCCGGCGGTTGCTTCTTCACCCAGGTCACCACCGAGTACGACGACCGTCCCGGCCCGGTCCGCGACGTCGCCCGGCAGCGGACCGAGGAATGGCGGGCCTACCTCGCCGAGCAGATCTCCACCGCTGTCCAGGACGGCGATTTCAGCGCCGACACCGACGTCGATCAGGTGATCTTCGAAGCGACCGGCCTGATGCTGTCGCTGAACCACACCATGCAACTCGACCTGGACCCGAAGGCGATCCAGCACGCCCGGGCCGGCTTCGAACGTCTGATCGCCGCCTGCATGCGCTGACGGAACGGTCGATGGTCGACCGGTCGGCACCTATTGTTGGGCCATGGGCGTCGGCGACATCATCAAACGTGTGCGGGACAACCCGTTCAATCCACTGGCGGGCAAGCCGTCGAAGCAACGGCCGGCGCTCGAACTGGCCGAGACCATCGAGCCGGATGACAGCGCGGTCGGCAAGCTGATCCGCCGACTGCTCGATGCGGGTCTCGACGGCAAGGGCCCGTTGCCGTCGGCCGAAGCCTTTGCCCGGTCGGCGCGCGCCCGCAGCAAAAGCACCGAGGACGCGGTCGAACGGGTGTCCCGACAGGCGACGATCGGTGGCGGTGCCGGCGGTTTCGCCACCGGACTCGGCGGCTTCGTCACGATGCCGGTCGCGATCCCGGTCAACCTGTTGGAGTTCTATCTGCAGGCGACCCGGACGGTCGGCGCGATCGCCAGCCTGCGCGGCTACGACGTGAACCAGCCGCACATCCGGACAGCCGTGCTGTTGTCCCTGGTCGGTTCCCGCAGCGACGAGATCCTGAAGACGGCCGGAGCGGCGGTGCCCGGTGGGGCGTTGACCGGGATGGCGTTGCGGCGGTTGCCGCCGTCGGCGCTGATGGTGATCAACAAGGCGGTCGGGGTCCGGCTGCTGAAATCGGTCGGCGAGCGGTTCCTGACCCGGCTCGGGCGAGGGCTCCCGGTCGCCGGTGGCGTGTTGGGCGGCGCCGTCGACGTCTGGATGATGCGGCGGATCCTGCGGCAGGCGAAACAGGAGTTTCCGCAAGTCGATCAGGCCGACTGATCCCGCAACCCGGCCCGATTCGCAAATCCGGCGGCTGTGATGCCGGGGCGGCATCGAACAATCCCCAAATGGTGTTGGACCGAGGGGAACAGCCCTTCCTACGCTGATGCCGCGATCATTCGCCAGCAGCCAGGAGGACAGCGCGCCATGACTTCGCAGCAAACCAGTGTGGCCACCTCGGCGGATCGGATCATCGCGCTCCGGTTGTCCTCGATCACGCTGCCGCTGTCGACGCCGATCAGTGATGCCAAGGTGCTCACCGGGCGGCAGCAGCCGATGCGCGAGGTGGCCTTCCTGTTCGCCGAGGTGACGACGGCAGCCGGCGACGATGGCATCGGCTTCTCCTACTCCAAGCGGGCCGGCGGGCCCGGTCAGTTCGCCCATGCCTGTGAGGTTGCGCCGGCGGTGATCGGCGAGGACGCCTCCGACATCGGCAAACTGTGGACCAAGCTGGTCTGGGCCGGAGCGTCGGTTGGCCGTAGCGGCCTGTCGGTCCAGGCGTTGGCCGCCATCGACGTCGCGCTCTGGGACCTGAAGGCCAAGCGCGCCGGGTTGAGCGTCGGCAAACTGATCGGCGCACACCGCGACGGTGTCCGGACCTATAACACCTCCGGCGGATTCCTGCACACCCCGATCGAGCAGGTGATCGAGAACGCGCAACGATCACTGGCCGACGGGATCGGCGGGATCAAGATCAAAGTCGGCCAGCCGGACTGGCGGACCGACCTGCAGCGGTTGACCGCCGTACGGGAGGCGCTCGGCGAGGACGTACCGCTGATGGTCGACGCCAACCAGCAATGGGACCGGCGCACGGCGCTGCGGCTGGGCCGGGCGTTGGAGGAGTTCGGCCTGGTCTGGATCGAGGAACCGCTGGACGCCTACGACGCCGAAGGTCACGCGGCACTGAGCAGCGCCCTGGACACTCCGATCGCGACCGGTGAGATGTTGGCCGGGGTCGGCGAACACGTCCGGATGATCGACGCCCGCGCCGCCGACGTCGTCCAACCGGACGCACCGCGGATCGGCGGAATCACCCAATTCCTCAAGCTGTCAACATATGTGGAGCATCATCAGCTGGATCTGGCGCCGCATTTCGCGATGGAGATCCATCTGCATCTGGCCGCTGCCTTTGCCGGCAACGATCCGTGGGTCGAGCACTTCGACTGGCTCGACCCGCTGTTCAACGAACGGCTGGCGACCCACGACGGCAGGATGTGGCTGCCGGATCGCCCCGGGCTGGGGTTCACCCTGTCCGATCAGGCGCGAGCCTGGACCGTCGACTCCGCCGACTTCACCGCCACGTCCTGATCGCCGGCAGCCCACTTGCCCGATCCAGCAGCAGGTCGATCACCCGGGGCAGCGCCGGGTTGCGGGAGTCACGGGGCCAGACCAGATGCAGCTCGACCGGTTGGTGCGCGCTGGTGGCGAGTTCCAGCAGGGTGACGCCGCGGACGCCGAGCCGGGAGACCGATTCGGGGACGAAGCCGATCCCGAGGCCACCGGAGACCAGCAACGTCGTGGTGAGCACCTGACTGACCGAATGCACCACCGACGCAGGGTCGATGGACACCGTCCGGATCACCAGGTCGTAGAAGTAGCGGGCGTCGGTGGCCGACGGCATGATCACCGGCTCGCCGGCCAGGTCCCGCTCGGTCAGCGGCCGGTCGAGGGCGGCGAGCCGGTGACCGTCCGGGACCGCTGCGCACAACGCCTCCCGGGCGAACGGACGGGAGGCGAAGAGGTCGGCGTCGAACGGCGGTCGCGCCAGACCGAGATCGAGTTCGTGGTTCGCCAACGCTTCGAGCTGGGCCCGGGTGACCAGTTCGGTCAGGTCGAGATCGACCTCCGGCAACGCCTGCTGCAGCTTCGTCAGGACGCCGGGCAGCACCGCGTACGCCGAGGCCGCGGTGAAGCCGAGTCGCAGCGTGCCGGAGGAGCCGGCGTCGATCCGTCGAGCAAGATCAGGAGCTGCGTCGGCCAACGCCAGCAGCCGGCGTGCCTCGTCCAGGAAGGCGGCGCCGGCCGGTGTCAGCCGGACCCGCCGTCGATCCCGTTCCAGCAGCCGGACACCGATCGCCCGTTCCAGTTTCTGGATCTGCCGGGACAGCGGCGGCTGGGTCATCGCCAGCCGCTCGGCCGCCCGTCCGTAATGGAGTTCCTCGGCGACGGCGACGAAACCGCGAAGCTGCTCGAAGGAATACATGATGCCGTGACGGTATCAATCGGCTGCCGGTCAGACCCGTCCGGACCGAACGCTCGTCAGGTCGCGTCCCAGAGCCGGCGGTAGTAGTCGATCCGGTCGTCGTCGCGCGCGACGCCATACGCCGCCAGCAGTTCGTCCTCATAGGCCGGCTGGTAGTTCCAGTCCAGGCTGTAGGTGGCGATCGCCAGGTCTGCCCACCGGTCGGCCCGACCGAGGCTGCCGAGATCGACATGCCCGGCGCAGCTACCGTCCGCAGCGATCAGCGTGTTGGGTGCGCAGGCGTCGCCGTGGCAGACGACCAGCCGGTCGATCTCCGGGGCCTGCTCGATCAGCGTCCGGTGCTGCGGCTTCTTGATCTTGGTGGCCCGATCGGCGACCTGCCAGGACCACGGACAGTCGGCGACCGGAAGTCGATCATGAAGCATTCGCAGTCCGGTGCCGATCGCGCGGGCTGCGGTCAGCGGATCGGCCTTCCAGGTGGCGGAAACCGCGGATTCGGCCGGTACGGCGACAGTGTGCAGCCATTCCGATGTCGCGCTGTCCCGGCCGTGGCCGAGGACCTGTGGCACGGTGCTGTAGGTGGCGGTCCAGGTCAGCTTCGCCGCCTCGAGACCAAGATCGATCTCCGGATGGTCGGGGGACCATTTGACGTATTCTGCCGTCCCGTTGCTGCGTTCGATCCGATAGGTGCGACCGTCCAGTTCGTTGTGCCAGATCCACCGGATCGCTGCTCCGGCAGCGATCTCGGCCACCACGGCGGGCACCTGGTCGGCGGTGACCGGTCGGTCGGGGCTCTGCTCGTAGTCGCTCGGCAGATCGGTGGCGGCGTCGGTCATCGGCTTCCTTCTGTGATCGGGTAGCTGCGGGCCAGCGTGGTCCACAGGGAGTCGAACCAGGCGCGGGCCTGGGTGGTGAACGGCGGCCCGCTGCTGATCGGCCCGCGGCTCTCGCTGTCGCCGTCGATCGGCGCGATCGAGCTGGACATTCCGTCGGCGGCGGAGAAGACCGTGGCGTCCCAGCCCGACGGATGATGCAGCAACGTCGGCACCCGATCCGGACCCAGTTCGTAGGCGGCGGTGGTGACGGGGTAGAAGCCGAAGAAGGCCCGCTCGCCGTTCAGCAGGTAGAGCTTCACCGACGGGCCGAGGCCGTGCACCCGGACCTCCAGTTGCGTCGAGTCGACGAGCCTGCGGTCGGTGAGCTCGTCCAGCGCGGCGGCGAGCCGGCCGACCGAGCGGTCGAGCAGGCCGCCGAAGGTCCGCCGGATGTCCGGGGGT
Protein-coding sequences here:
- a CDS encoding DUF3145 domain-containing protein, translating into MSTTRGVLYIHSTPSALCPHVEWAVGGVFGMPVRLEWIAQPAERSSYRTEYSWTGPIGTAAKLASALKGWQRIRFEATEERTTTSEAERYSYTPKLGIFRATTGLHGDIMVSEERIRKATVTAALGGKDIVAALDELLGGPWDAELEPFRYAGDGTPVRWLHEVV
- a CDS encoding beta-ketoacyl-ACP synthase III, with the translated sequence MTDQTPAATERPSSPRPEPTRHGSEIIGAGCYQPSKVLTNHDLEGMVETNDEWIRTRTGIRERRIAGDEDTVPTMATAAAEDALANAGITAAAVDLIVVATCTSDQRSPNTAGRVSNNLGAPSPVAMDINVACSGFVHALAVADQAIQAGTATTALVIGAEKLSSVTDWTDRSTCILIADGAGAFVLRRAERPGVSAVTWGTEPELTDAVVIEPPTNKFVQDGKSVFKWAISSAAGYASKTVTNAGYTMDQMGGLFSHQANLRIIEPLARQLGLSDRIVATDVVTSGNTSAASIPLAFAKMWQAGELPADTPFLLFAFGGGFSYAGLVARTPRA
- a CDS encoding TetR/AcrR family transcriptional regulator, which gives rise to MSPRRSAAHAQQTRHLIVTAGVDLASVEGLDAITLGRLAEELTMSKSGVIGHFGSKLDLQLAVLNEAVRVYRREVIVPAAHAAPGLARLRKLVEAWISHLERGVYPGGCFFTQVTTEYDDRPGPVRDVARQRTEEWRAYLAEQISTAVQDGDFSADTDVDQVIFEATGLMLSLNHTMQLDLDPKAIQHARAGFERLIAACMR
- a CDS encoding L-talarate/galactarate dehydratase, encoding MTSQQTSVATSADRIIALRLSSITLPLSTPISDAKVLTGRQQPMREVAFLFAEVTTAAGDDGIGFSYSKRAGGPGQFAHACEVAPAVIGEDASDIGKLWTKLVWAGASVGRSGLSVQALAAIDVALWDLKAKRAGLSVGKLIGAHRDGVRTYNTSGGFLHTPIEQVIENAQRSLADGIGGIKIKVGQPDWRTDLQRLTAVREALGEDVPLMVDANQQWDRRTALRLGRALEEFGLVWIEEPLDAYDAEGHAALSSALDTPIATGEMLAGVGEHVRMIDARAADVVQPDAPRIGGITQFLKLSTYVEHHQLDLAPHFAMEIHLHLAAAFAGNDPWVEHFDWLDPLFNERLATHDGRMWLPDRPGLGFTLSDQARAWTVDSADFTATS
- a CDS encoding LysR family transcriptional regulator, translated to MYSFEQLRGFVAVAEELHYGRAAERLAMTQPPLSRQIQKLERAIGVRLLERDRRRVRLTPAGAAFLDEARRLLALADAAPDLARRIDAGSSGTLRLGFTAASAYAVLPGVLTKLQQALPEVDLDLTELVTRAQLEALANHELDLGLARPPFDADLFASRPFAREALCAAVPDGHRLAALDRPLTERDLAGEPVIMPSATDARYFYDLVIRTVSIDPASVVHSVSQVLTTTLLVSGGLGIGFVPESVSRLGVRGVTLLELATSAHQPVELHLVWPRDSRNPALPRVIDLLLDRASGLPAIRTWR
- a CDS encoding aminoglycoside 3'-phosphotransferase; the encoded protein is MTDAATDLPSDYEQSPDRPVTADQVPAVVAEIAAGAAIRWIWHNELDGRTYRIERSNGTAEYVKWSPDHPEIDLGLEAAKLTWTATYSTVPQVLGHGRDSATSEWLHTVAVPAESAVSATWKADPLTAARAIGTGLRMLHDRLPVADCPWSWQVADRATKIKKPQHRTLIEQAPEIDRLVVCHGDACAPNTLIAADGSCAGHVDLGSLGRADRWADLAIATYSLDWNYQPAYEDELLAAYGVARDDDRIDYYRRLWDAT